One [Clostridium] saccharolyticum WM1 DNA segment encodes these proteins:
- the sdaAB gene encoding L-serine ammonia-lyase, iron-sulfur-dependent subunit beta yields MNVFDIIGPVMIGPSSSHTAGAARIGKTAALLLGAPVAKAEILFHGSFAKTFKGHGTDKAIVGGILKLDPWDPGIRTSLETAEEQGVSVSIRTGTIENAHPNTALVTLTSADGSSITVQGASVGGGNIVITKVNDMEVYFTGQNTTLIVMHQDLPGIIAHVTNLVAVGKANICNFRLNRQEKGGLAIMTIEMDSDFDQSLVREIKAIPHVYNTILLKLN; encoded by the coding sequence ATGAATGTATTTGATATTATCGGCCCAGTTATGATCGGGCCTTCCAGCTCCCATACGGCAGGAGCCGCCCGTATCGGCAAAACGGCCGCCCTGCTTTTAGGCGCTCCGGTGGCAAAGGCAGAGATCTTATTTCACGGTTCTTTTGCTAAAACCTTTAAGGGGCATGGGACCGACAAGGCCATTGTAGGGGGGATCTTAAAACTGGATCCCTGGGATCCGGGAATCCGCACAAGCCTTGAGACGGCGGAAGAACAAGGGGTATCCGTCTCAATCCGTACCGGTACCATTGAAAATGCCCATCCAAACACAGCCCTGGTCACCCTTACTTCGGCGGATGGAAGCAGCATTACCGTTCAGGGAGCATCTGTGGGAGGCGGCAACATTGTTATAACAAAGGTAAATGATATGGAGGTTTATTTTACGGGCCAGAACACCACCCTGATCGTCATGCATCAGGATCTTCCCGGCATCATCGCCCATGTTACCAACCTGGTTGCTGTCGGCAAGGCCAACATCTGTAATTTCCGCTTAAACCGGCAGGAAAAAGGCGGGCTTGCCATCATGACCATTGAAATGGATTCTGATTTTGACCAGTCCTTAGTCCGTGAGATCAAGGCCATCCCTCATGTATACAATACTATTCTGTTAAAACTGAACTGA
- a CDS encoding histidinol-phosphatase HisJ family protein, which produces MLPDYHFHTDFSGDSNTPMRAQLEQAINLSMTSLCVTDHHDYDVDSVIDFTLPTDKYFNTMSALREEYKDRIDLRIGIELGLQPHLKKYYHELLSSHPFDFVIGSTHFINRKDPAYPEFFEGRGEQEAYLQYFQATLDNVKNLNTYDVAGHIDYIVRYGPNKAAYYSYEAYRDILDQILRAVIERGKGIECNTAGLRKGIGQPNPCDRILMRYRELGGEIITIGSDAHIPEDIGADFQAARELLKQCGFSYYTEFYRRKPEFKPL; this is translated from the coding sequence ATGCTGCCAGATTATCATTTTCACACAGATTTTTCAGGTGATTCCAACACCCCCATGCGGGCTCAGCTGGAACAGGCCATTAACCTTTCAATGACTTCCCTTTGTGTTACGGACCATCATGATTATGATGTGGACTCTGTCATTGATTTTACCCTTCCGACGGACAAATACTTTAATACGATGTCCGCCCTGAGAGAAGAATACAAGGACCGGATCGACCTCCGGATCGGGATCGAACTGGGACTTCAGCCCCATTTAAAAAAGTATTACCATGAGCTGCTTTCAAGCCATCCCTTTGATTTTGTTATCGGCTCCACCCATTTTATCAATCGAAAAGATCCTGCTTATCCGGAATTTTTTGAGGGCAGAGGGGAACAGGAAGCATATCTTCAGTATTTCCAGGCCACACTGGATAATGTAAAAAATTTAAATACCTACGACGTGGCAGGCCACATCGACTACATTGTCCGTTATGGTCCCAACAAAGCCGCATATTACAGCTATGAAGCGTACCGGGACATACTTGACCAAATTTTAAGAGCGGTCATTGAACGGGGAAAAGGAATTGAATGCAACACAGCCGGTCTTCGAAAAGGGATCGGCCAGCCCAACCCATGTGACAGGATCTTGATGCGCTATAGGGAATTAGGAGGTGAGATCATAACCATCGGTTCTGATGCCCACATACCGGAGGATATAGGCGCAGATTTTCAAGCAGCAAGAGAGCTTTTAAAGCAATGCGGTTTTTCCTATTATACGGAATTTTATAGAAGGAAGCCGGAATTTAAGCCTCTGTAA
- the gap gene encoding type I glyceraldehyde-3-phosphate dehydrogenase, with amino-acid sequence MAVKVAINGFGRIGRLAFRQMFGAEGYEVVAINDLTDPKMLAHLLKYDTAQGGYAGYYGEGIHTVEASEDSITVDGKTIRIYAQAKAAELPWGEIGVDVVLECTGFYCSKDKAQAHIDAGAKKVVISAPAGNDLPTVVYSVNENILTADDKIISAASCTTNCLAPMAKALNDYAPIQSGIMSTIHAYTGDQMILDGPHRKGDLRRARAGAANIVPNSTGAAKAIGLVIPELNGKLIGSAQRVPVPTGSTTILTAVVKGADVTKEGINAAMKAASSDSFGYNTDEIVSSDVVGMRFGSLFDATQTMVSKIGDDLYQVQVVSWYDNENSYTSQMVRTIKYFAELG; translated from the coding sequence ATGGCAGTAAAAGTGGCGATTAATGGTTTCGGCCGTATTGGCCGTCTTGCATTCAGACAGATGTTTGGCGCAGAAGGCTATGAAGTAGTAGCTATTAACGATTTAACAGATCCAAAGATGTTAGCGCATTTATTAAAATACGACACTGCACAGGGCGGATACGCTGGATACTATGGTGAGGGGATTCACACCGTAGAGGCTTCCGAGGACTCCATTACTGTAGATGGAAAGACAATTAGAATTTATGCCCAGGCAAAGGCTGCTGAGCTTCCATGGGGAGAGATCGGTGTTGATGTAGTTCTTGAGTGTACAGGATTCTATTGCTCCAAGGATAAGGCCCAGGCTCACATTGATGCAGGTGCTAAGAAGGTGGTTATTTCCGCTCCGGCTGGTAATGATCTTCCAACCGTTGTTTACAGTGTAAACGAGAATATCTTAACCGCTGATGACAAGATCATCTCTGCTGCTTCCTGTACAACAAACTGCCTGGCTCCTATGGCAAAAGCTCTTAACGATTATGCACCGATCCAGTCCGGTATCATGAGCACCATCCATGCTTACACAGGAGATCAGATGATTCTTGACGGACCTCACAGAAAAGGCGACTTAAGAAGAGCAAGAGCAGGCGCAGCCAACATCGTTCCCAACTCTACCGGTGCGGCAAAGGCAATCGGTCTGGTTATTCCGGAATTAAACGGCAAGTTAATCGGTTCCGCACAGCGTGTTCCGGTTCCCACAGGCTCTACCACCATCTTAACCGCAGTTGTTAAGGGTGCAGACGTCACCAAGGAAGGCATCAACGCAGCTATGAAGGCAGCATCAAGCGATTCCTTCGGATACAATACAGATGAGATCGTTTCCTCTGATGTTGTTGGCATGAGATTCGGTTCCTTATTTGATGCTACTCAGACCATGGTTTCCAAGATCGGCGATGATTTATATCAGGTTCAGGTTGTTTCATGGTATGATAATGAGAATTCCTATACAAGCCAGATGGTTCGTACCATTAAGTACTTTGCTGAATTAGGCTAA
- the argH gene encoding argininosuccinate lyase, with protein MKLWGGRFTKETNQLVHNFNASISFDQKFYHQDIEGSIAHVKMLAKQGILKEADKDKIVKGLMEIRQDLERGDLVITAEHEDIHSFVEAVLTERIGEAGKRLHTGRSRNDQVALDMKLYTRDEIDELSSLVKGLLKELLKLMEENLDTYMPGFTHLQKAQPITLAHHVGAYYEMFDRDCSRLFDIKKRMNYCPLGSGALAGTTYPLDREYSAGLLGFDGPTLNSMDSVADRDYLIELLSALSTIAMHLSRFCEEIIIWNTNEYRFVEIDDSYSTGSSIMPQKKNPDIAELIRGKTGRVYGALVSLLTTMKGIPLAYNKDMQEDKELTFDAIDTVKGCLALFTGMISTMTFRKDVMEASAKNGFTNATDAADYLVNHGVAFRDAHGIVGQLVLFCIGKGIALDDMSLEEFQAISPVFKEDIYEAISLKTCVEKRMTIGAPGQEAMRRVIEIYKRKLVE; from the coding sequence ATGAAACTATGGGGCGGACGCTTCACAAAGGAAACCAATCAGCTGGTACACAATTTTAATGCATCCATATCGTTTGATCAGAAATTCTATCATCAGGATATTGAGGGCAGCATCGCTCATGTGAAGATGCTGGCAAAACAAGGAATTCTTAAGGAAGCTGACAAGGATAAAATCGTAAAAGGCCTTATGGAGATCCGGCAGGATCTGGAACGGGGAGACTTGGTAATAACGGCCGAGCATGAGGACATTCATTCCTTTGTGGAGGCGGTTCTTACGGAACGGATCGGGGAGGCCGGTAAGCGCCTTCACACGGGACGCAGCCGAAATGACCAGGTGGCTCTTGATATGAAGCTGTATACCAGAGATGAAATAGACGAACTGTCTTCCCTGGTAAAAGGGCTTCTTAAGGAACTTTTAAAGCTTATGGAGGAAAATCTGGATACCTATATGCCTGGATTCACCCATTTGCAAAAAGCCCAGCCCATTACCCTGGCTCATCACGTAGGCGCTTATTATGAAATGTTTGACAGGGATTGCTCCCGCCTTTTTGATATCAAAAAAAGGATGAACTACTGCCCTCTTGGCTCCGGTGCTCTGGCCGGGACAACCTATCCTCTGGACCGGGAATATAGTGCAGGGCTTCTGGGATTTGACGGACCAACGTTAAACAGCATGGACTCTGTGGCTGACAGGGATTACTTGATTGAGCTTTTAAGCGCTCTGTCCACCATAGCCATGCATTTAAGCAGATTTTGTGAAGAGATCATTATCTGGAATACCAACGAATACCGGTTTGTGGAGATCGATGATTCCTACAGCACCGGAAGCAGCATCATGCCTCAGAAAAAGAACCCGGACATTGCGGAATTAATCAGGGGAAAGACCGGAAGAGTCTATGGAGCACTGGTTTCCCTGCTGACCACCATGAAGGGGATCCCCCTCGCCTATAATAAGGATATGCAGGAGGATAAGGAGCTGACCTTTGACGCCATTGATACGGTAAAGGGATGCCTGGCCTTGTTTACAGGGATGATCTCCACGATGACCTTCCGAAAAGATGTGATGGAAGCCAGTGCTAAGAACGGCTTTACCAATGCAACGGATGCGGCTGATTATCTGGTCAATCATGGAGTGGCCTTCCGGGACGCCCATGGGATCGTCGGCCAGCTTGTTCTGTTCTGCATTGGAAAGGGGATTGCCTTAGATGATATGAGTCTGGAAGAATTTCAGGCCATCAGCCCGGTATTTAAAGAGGATATCTATGAGGCCATCAGCTTAAAGACCTGTGTGGAAAAGAGGATGACAATCGGAGCGCCGGGTCAGGAAGCAATGAGAAGGGTCATAGAGATTTATAAGCGTAAGCTTGTTGAATAA
- a CDS encoding Na/Pi cotransporter family protein has translation MSINDISSLFGFMGGLGMFLYGMNTMADGMQKSAGSRMSRFLGMLTNNRFLAVILGALITAIIQSSGATTVMVVGFVSAGVLNLTQAVGVIMGANIGTTITAWIVSMNQLGDAFSILQPSFSAPLFIGIGAVLLLFGNKQRAKTIGEILVGLGMLFVGLDFMSGAISPYTDAPVFSEAFRLLGRNPLLGMLIGALVTALLQSSSASVGILQTLAMNGVVTTNAAIFITLGQNIGSCVTALISSIGGSRTAKRAAVIHLSFNVMGALIFGIGSIVLFMAAPALAAHNITAVQISIFHTFFNLTNTCLLFPFAKQLVHFSGFVIPESKTGDLETAGEEAVTMKHLDERIFESPAFAVETAAMEVVHMGQITLDNVKRAMDAVLTKNEEETREVYKTEKTINNMEKMLIEYLVKINNLSLTEEQKLVVNNLFYSVNDIERVGDHAENLAEQAEYMIRHEISFSDTGASDLKIICEAAYQSFFHSIEARRKGDMEEVRKVNQCEDEVDLLEEELREKHIERLSTGECNTSSGVVFLELISNLERISDHSYNLASYVKNEI, from the coding sequence ATGTCTATAAATGACATATCGAGTTTGTTTGGCTTTATGGGTGGACTGGGAATGTTCCTGTATGGCATGAATACCATGGCAGACGGTATGCAAAAGAGCGCAGGAAGCCGGATGAGCCGTTTTCTGGGGATGCTCACAAACAACCGTTTCCTGGCAGTGATCCTGGGGGCACTTATAACGGCCATCATCCAGAGCAGCGGAGCGACCACGGTTATGGTGGTAGGCTTTGTAAGTGCGGGAGTGCTTAATCTGACCCAGGCGGTGGGCGTTATTATGGGAGCCAACATCGGTACCACCATTACAGCCTGGATCGTATCCATGAATCAACTGGGTGATGCATTTTCCATATTGCAGCCTTCCTTTTCCGCCCCTCTTTTCATTGGAATCGGTGCAGTTCTTCTGTTATTTGGAAATAAGCAGAGGGCGAAAACCATAGGGGAGATCCTGGTGGGGCTTGGGATGCTGTTTGTTGGCCTTGATTTTATGTCGGGAGCCATCTCCCCCTATACGGATGCCCCTGTTTTTTCCGAGGCATTCCGGCTTTTGGGAAGGAATCCCTTACTGGGCATGCTCATCGGAGCCCTGGTAACGGCTCTGCTCCAAAGCTCTTCTGCATCGGTGGGCATTCTTCAGACCCTTGCCATGAACGGAGTGGTGACTACCAATGCCGCTATTTTTATCACCTTGGGACAGAACATCGGTTCCTGCGTCACCGCACTTATTTCCAGCATCGGCGGTTCCAGAACCGCAAAGCGGGCGGCAGTGATCCACTTGTCCTTTAATGTGATGGGGGCCCTTATTTTCGGCATTGGCTCTATTGTCCTTTTTATGGCTGCTCCGGCATTGGCTGCCCATAACATTACAGCGGTCCAGATTTCCATATTCCATACATTCTTTAACCTGACCAATACCTGTCTGCTGTTCCCATTTGCAAAGCAGCTGGTTCATTTTTCCGGATTTGTGATTCCGGAGAGTAAAACCGGCGATTTAGAAACGGCAGGGGAAGAAGCTGTGACCATGAAGCACCTGGATGAGAGAATTTTTGAGTCCCCGGCATTTGCGGTGGAAACAGCCGCAATGGAAGTCGTACATATGGGACAGATCACCCTGGATAATGTAAAGCGGGCCATGGATGCGGTTCTCACGAAAAATGAGGAAGAGACGAGAGAAGTGTATAAAACAGAGAAGACGATCAATAATATGGAAAAGATGCTGATCGAATATCTGGTCAAAATCAACAATTTATCCCTGACGGAGGAGCAAAAACTGGTAGTCAACAACTTATTTTACAGCGTCAATGATATCGAACGGGTGGGAGATCATGCGGAAAACCTTGCGGAGCAGGCGGAATACATGATCCGGCATGAAATCAGCTTTTCCGATACAGGTGCTTCTGATTTAAAGATCATCTGTGAGGCGGCTTACCAATCCTTTTTCCATTCCATAGAAGCCAGAAGAAAAGGGGACATGGAGGAGGTCCGGAAGGTGAACCAGTGTGAGGATGAGGTGGATCTTTTGGAAGAGGAGCTGAGAGAAAAGCATATTGAACGGCTTTCCACAGGGGAATGCAATACATCGTCAGGGGTTGTGTTCCTGGAGCTTATCAGTAATCTGGAACGAATTTCCGACCATTCCTATAATCTGGCCAGCTATGTGAAGAATGAGATTTAG
- a CDS encoding TRAP transporter small permease, which translates to MPEIFNKIDKIKPAYDITYKAVLLICKLLLIGDVLITSMSVAGRYISFIPDPAWSEEVVLTCMAYMAVLSAALAIRNGSHIRMTALDSYLPKSLKKALDILADIAIFALAVIMLTVGWKYASGIGAKGFYTSMPWLSRFWMYFPIPLAGAAMIIFESEALYNHIKSLFAKEENL; encoded by the coding sequence ATGCCAGAAATATTTAATAAGATTGACAAAATAAAGCCTGCTTATGACATAACTTATAAAGCTGTTCTGCTCATTTGCAAGCTGCTGTTGATCGGTGACGTTCTGATCACCAGTATGTCAGTTGCGGGCCGGTACATTTCCTTTATTCCAGATCCCGCCTGGAGTGAAGAGGTCGTTCTGACCTGCATGGCCTATATGGCAGTTCTTTCCGCGGCCCTTGCGATCCGGAATGGCTCCCATATCCGTATGACCGCTTTGGATTCTTATCTGCCGAAAAGTCTGAAAAAAGCCCTGGATATCCTGGCGGATATAGCTATTTTTGCGCTGGCGGTCATCATGCTTACCGTTGGCTGGAAATATGCTTCCGGTATTGGGGCCAAGGGATTTTATACCAGTATGCCGTGGCTTTCCAGGTTCTGGATGTATTTCCCGATTCCGCTGGCAGGTGCTGCTATGATCATTTTTGAATCAGAGGCTTTGTATAATCATATAAAAAGTCTTTTTGCAAAGGAGGAAAATCTGTAA
- the sdaAA gene encoding L-serine ammonia-lyase, iron-sulfur-dependent, subunit alpha: MQLKYKSVEELVSAASSSNKKLSEIVLTQQAWDMETTEEALYANMKNSFTVMRESVLNGMDESLRSSSGLSGGAAAKLKKAVEEGKNHYGHLLGNAISMALAVTEYNSCMGQIVAAPTAGSCGVIPAALISVMEEFDLPEHDIIMSMFTASAIGMVIAKCASIAGAEGGCQAEVGSASAMAAAALTEIFGGTPQMVSDSCAIALKNTMGLVCDPVAGLVEVPCIKRNAMGVANAFTASELACAGITSVIPADEVILAMKQVGDLMSSSLKETSEGGLAATPTGCRLRRQIFGSDPA; this comes from the coding sequence ATGCAATTAAAATATAAATCCGTGGAAGAACTTGTTTCAGCCGCTTCCTCTTCCAATAAGAAACTATCGGAAATCGTCTTAACGCAGCAGGCCTGGGATATGGAGACCACCGAGGAAGCCCTTTACGCCAATATGAAAAACAGCTTTACGGTTATGAGGGAGTCTGTCTTAAACGGAATGGATGAAAGCCTCCGCTCTTCCAGCGGGCTTTCCGGCGGCGCTGCTGCCAAATTAAAAAAAGCCGTGGAGGAAGGCAAGAACCATTACGGTCATCTCCTTGGAAATGCCATAAGCATGGCACTTGCCGTGACGGAATACAATTCCTGTATGGGACAGATCGTGGCGGCTCCCACGGCAGGCTCATGCGGAGTCATTCCTGCTGCCCTGATTTCCGTAATGGAGGAATTTGACCTTCCGGAACATGACATCATCATGTCCATGTTTACCGCATCGGCCATTGGAATGGTCATTGCCAAGTGCGCCAGCATCGCCGGTGCAGAGGGCGGTTGCCAGGCGGAGGTAGGTTCTGCCTCCGCCATGGCGGCGGCTGCCCTGACGGAAATCTTCGGAGGTACGCCACAGATGGTCTCCGACAGCTGTGCCATTGCCCTCAAAAATACCATGGGCCTGGTATGTGACCCTGTGGCAGGCCTGGTGGAAGTCCCCTGCATCAAGCGGAATGCCATGGGAGTTGCCAATGCATTTACCGCTTCAGAGCTGGCCTGTGCCGGAATTACCAGTGTTATTCCTGCAGACGAAGTGATCCTGGCAATGAAGCAGGTAGGCGACCTTATGTCTTCCTCTTTAAAAGAAACATCCGAGGGAGGCCTTGCCGCAACTCCCACCGGCTGCCGCCTGCGCAGGCAGATCTTTGGTTCTGATCCGGCCTGA
- a CDS encoding TRAP transporter large permease: MSGNIIILILLGSFFLMVLLRFPIAYAVALSAVFCLLAQGKSFTIICQQMVKGISSFSLMAVPFFITMGVLMGSGGISEKLIALANACVGWMRGGMAMVNIVASYFFGGISGSAAADTASLGSILIPMMVDQGYDDDFSTAVTITSSCEGLLVPPSHNMVIYATTAGGISVGSLFLAGYIPGALLALSLMVGSYIISVKRNYPKGDKFSIKNLIKQLGISFWALAAVLIVVFGVVGGVFTATESAAIAVLYSLIVSVFIYKGLDWKGVWRVMDDCVNTLAIVLILIATSNVFGYCLTTLHVPDLAASAITGITDNPILLALLLNLILLVLGCIMDMSPIILIATPILLPIATSIGIDPVQFGIIVVLNCGIGLLTPPVGAVLFIGSAVAKLPMEKVVKATLPFYICMIITLLLITFVPAISMGLPSLLVK; the protein is encoded by the coding sequence ATGAGCGGAAATATCATAATCCTTATTTTACTGGGCAGCTTCTTTCTGATGGTTCTCCTGCGTTTTCCCATTGCTTATGCAGTTGCTCTTTCCGCAGTGTTCTGTCTGCTTGCCCAAGGCAAATCCTTCACAATCATCTGTCAGCAGATGGTGAAAGGAATCAGCTCCTTCAGTCTTATGGCGGTACCGTTCTTTATTACCATGGGTGTTTTAATGGGGTCCGGCGGTATTTCGGAGAAACTCATTGCTTTGGCCAATGCATGCGTAGGATGGATGCGGGGCGGAATGGCAATGGTTAATATCGTTGCTTCTTATTTCTTTGGAGGAATTTCCGGTTCCGCCGCTGCTGATACGGCTTCTTTAGGTTCCATTTTGATCCCTATGATGGTGGATCAGGGCTATGATGATGACTTTTCAACAGCTGTAACCATAACCTCCTCCTGTGAGGGGCTTTTGGTCCCTCCCAGCCACAATATGGTTATTTATGCCACTACGGCAGGCGGAATCTCTGTAGGAAGCCTGTTCCTTGCAGGATATATTCCCGGAGCCCTTCTTGCCCTGTCTCTTATGGTGGGTTCTTATATTATCTCAGTAAAGAGAAACTATCCTAAGGGAGATAAATTCAGCATTAAAAATCTTATAAAACAGCTTGGAATCTCATTCTGGGCACTTGCAGCAGTACTGATTGTTGTGTTTGGTGTAGTAGGAGGCGTTTTCACGGCAACGGAATCTGCTGCCATTGCAGTTCTCTATAGCCTCATTGTCAGCGTATTCATTTATAAAGGACTGGACTGGAAAGGTGTCTGGAGGGTTATGGATGATTGTGTCAATACTCTTGCCATCGTTCTGATCCTGATTGCAACCTCCAATGTATTTGGGTATTGCCTGACAACTCTCCATGTTCCGGATCTGGCCGCAAGCGCCATAACCGGTATCACCGACAATCCGATCCTCCTGGCACTGCTTCTGAATCTGATTCTTTTGGTATTAGGCTGTATTATGGATATGTCACCCATTATCCTGATTGCAACGCCGATTTTACTTCCGATTGCAACCTCCATCGGCATTGATCCGGTCCAGTTCGGTATTATCGTCGTGTTAAACTGCGGCATCGGTCTTTTGACCCCTCCGGTTGGCGCCGTGTTATTTATTGGCTCTGCTGTGGCAAAGCTTCCTATGGAAAAGGTAGTAAAGGCAACACTCCCCTTTTACATTTGTATGATTATCACCCTCTTGCTGATCACCTTTGTTCCGGCTATCAGTATGGGACTGCCTTCCCTGTTGGTTAAATAG
- a CDS encoding TRAP transporter substrate-binding protein produces MKKRAISVLLLAALAAASLSACGGSNKNESTTEAATTAAAGETTKGEESKEAASEDPQVTLVYAEVNPLDTIVGKTDQAFKDKVEELSGGSIKIDLQASGVLGAENDVLDTMLGGGGTIDMSRISAFALTSYGATKSKLLSIPYTFAGRDHYWKFVSSDLAPQFLMEPNDLGLGVRGLFYGEEGFRHFFSKNPVNSMEDLKGMKIRVSSDPVMTGMVSALGANPTVVSMNELYSALQTGVVDAAEQPIANYKGNAFQEVAPNLILDGHTLGAIQVIITDEAWDKLTENQQKIMAEAAEYASDFNKKLSQDAENEVLDELKAAGVNVVEVTDITPWQEACKDVIAENTKENADLYQQILDMK; encoded by the coding sequence ATGAAAAAAAGAGCAATCAGTGTTTTACTGTTGGCTGCACTGGCAGCCGCATCTTTGTCTGCCTGCGGTGGTTCCAATAAAAATGAATCAACGACCGAGGCGGCTACTACGGCAGCTGCCGGGGAAACCACAAAAGGAGAGGAATCCAAGGAGGCTGCATCGGAAGATCCTCAGGTCACACTGGTGTATGCAGAAGTAAATCCTCTGGATACCATAGTTGGAAAGACTGATCAGGCATTTAAGGATAAAGTAGAGGAATTATCCGGCGGATCCATTAAGATTGACTTGCAGGCCAGCGGTGTTCTGGGAGCGGAAAATGACGTTCTTGATACCATGCTTGGCGGCGGCGGAACCATTGATATGTCCCGAATCTCTGCCTTCGCACTGACCAGCTACGGTGCTACCAAATCCAAGCTGTTATCGATTCCTTATACTTTTGCAGGTAGGGATCATTACTGGAAATTTGTAAGCAGTGATCTGGCACCTCAATTCTTAATGGAACCAAATGATCTTGGATTGGGAGTAAGAGGCCTGTTTTATGGGGAAGAAGGCTTCCGCCATTTCTTCTCAAAGAATCCGGTAAACAGTATGGAAGACTTAAAGGGAATGAAGATCCGTGTTTCCAGTGATCCTGTTATGACAGGCATGGTAAGCGCTTTGGGTGCGAACCCTACCGTAGTCAGCATGAACGAACTTTATTCTGCTCTTCAGACCGGCGTTGTAGATGCCGCTGAGCAGCCCATCGCAAACTATAAGGGCAATGCTTTCCAGGAGGTTGCTCCTAATCTGATACTGGACGGACATACTCTTGGTGCCATTCAGGTTATTATTACGGATGAAGCCTGGGACAAACTGACCGAGAATCAGCAAAAGATTATGGCTGAGGCAGCCGAATACGCATCTGACTTTAATAAAAAGCTTTCCCAGGATGCGGAAAATGAGGTATTGGATGAGCTGAAGGCCGCCGGTGTTAATGTGGTAGAGGTTACCGACATCACACCATGGCAGGAGGCCTGCAAGGATGTGATTGCTGAAAATACGAAGGAAAACGCAGATTTATATCAGCAGATCCTTGATATGAAATAA
- a CDS encoding YcxB family protein yields the protein MKYEYRYRNTAADIWQLSMYYIYGSLVGVCNVIFTIAVFALGVSRWNSSGPFFKTFVILGCCLFPLIQPVFAYKKARKQAESISLDTHMGFDDWGIHVKQGENHWDIRWEKIRRIARKPNMILIFSDSTHGFVLADRVLKEEKNEFYNYVASKIKAAGKK from the coding sequence ATGAAATATGAATACAGATACCGGAATACGGCGGCGGATATCTGGCAGTTATCCATGTATTATATTTATGGTTCCCTGGTTGGAGTGTGCAATGTGATTTTTACAATCGCAGTTTTTGCCCTTGGGGTTTCCAGATGGAATTCATCCGGTCCTTTTTTTAAGACCTTTGTTATACTTGGCTGCTGTCTGTTTCCATTGATCCAGCCTGTATTCGCATACAAAAAAGCCAGAAAACAGGCAGAATCCATCAGCCTGGATACCCATATGGGCTTTGATGACTGGGGAATCCATGTGAAGCAGGGAGAGAATCATTGGGACATCAGATGGGAAAAAATCAGGAGAATTGCCAGAAAGCCTAATATGATCCTGATTTTTTCCGATTCCACTCATGGCTTTGTACTGGCAGACCGTGTTTTAAAGGAAGAAAAAAATGAGTTTTATAACTACGTTGCCTCAAAAATCAAGGCAGCCGGTAAGAAATAG